Within the Tenrec ecaudatus isolate mTenEca1 chromosome 7, mTenEca1.hap1, whole genome shotgun sequence genome, the region GTTGCTGAGAGAGATTGAGATAGCACAAGCTACATAATTTGAGGGATCCACCTAGAAATGACAATGGAGGGCTCTCGTTAAAAAGTGGTCCCTTCCAAATTTCACCATGGAGACAGCTGAGCATCACATGGAGTGTGAATCCTTCTAAGCTCATGCCCTGTGTGACTGCCTAGGTCACAAGTCCATGAGCTGGCCCAGGGCTGAGCTTTTTGAGATCCCTCCGGATAGCTATTACAGACATTCAAACAGACACCCAGTGTCTTCTATTGACCAACTTTATTCCATCTGCATCTGAGATGCATTAATTACCTCTCCAGGCTGTTCCTCCAATGCAAAGTGAACATTTACATTGTAAAAGAGAACTAACGCAACAGAGACATTTTAGCCTATGAGTGGATGTTTAACCATAGCAACTAAGAAGATGTTATTCTTCTCATGAATCATCATTCATGTTTCTTGCATAAGACAATCGCTATACCCCATGTCTCTGGATCTGGAGTTACAGTGTGGTGCAAACAATGTAGTGTTCCGCAGcaagctgaaaggttggcagtaccCATTCACCCTgaggtgctgcagaagaaaggccaggcatcCACTTTTACAATGTGGCCATCTTGAAAACTCCACGTAccacagttctgttctgcccatGTGGGGTCTTCATGATTCAAAAGTAAGTTGATGACACTGGATAAGAGATTTGTTCTTTTTGTTCGGTTTACCCaaaggggggaaagagagagaaaccttGGGGAGAAAGACCTGTTAGCCTCTGAGTAGATTCTAAACAATAGCATCTGAGAAGACCTGGGCACAGTCACACACGTTTCTTTAAAAAGTCAATGACTATACCTCCTGTCCTTGGATCTGGAGTTACGACTGGGATGAGGGAGAAACATGGAAGGGGTCAGGCTGAGAGCTTCCTAACGAGGGTGGCACAGAGCCATGCCCCTCCTTGAACCACCGGCCCCTCCAGGGGCGCTTGGGATCAGGCTCTTTTCTTTGGGCCACGTGTCACCTGGTTCAGATCTATCTTCATGTAATAGCAAATGTAGCAGCCTTGGGTACCACAAGTGATGAAAACACTTATAGTAAGCAGAGATATCTGGAAAAACAGAGGTTTGGTTTAGGCTCATTTAGTAGTTAAACTAtataatggtgtgtgtgtgtgtgtgcgtgcgcgcgcgtgtgtgtattTAATTTCCTAATGCAATTCCTTCGGGAATAATTGTTCAGAGAGAAGGCAGCACCGTTTCCTTAGCTCAGGTCTTCCAGTTCCATAAAAGCATCCACAGCGAAGCGAAAAGcagcaaagagaggaaggaaATCAGTGATGGCATTTTCTGCAGCCCAGCAGGTACGTGGGGAGAAATTGAAGTCAGCTGTGTCTTCTCTTTCTGAAGGTTTCTTAACAAGTTCATTGTCACGCTACCAGCACAGGAGCATTGCTTGGGCCTTGAGGCCACTGTTTGCACTCTTACCAGGTCAGAGGCAGTGCATGGAAGGCACAGGAATCTGAGGTTGTAGAAGGGACAGAATTTCTCTGAATCTGCACTAAAGGCAGAGACATTTGAACATGTGAACAAGATAATCTGCCACATCTTGGTACCACAGTCTGTTTCCTGGGAAGATTTAGAATTCTCGAAAGTGTGACTATTCCTATGGGGCTGAGCAAATTATTCACCACAAGTATTCACCTGGACTTATTCTATGTTAGCCAATTTCTTCACTTTCTGAGAAGAAACATCTTCTAGTCAAACGTCTTCTGGAACATAGTCATTCCTCCAACAAGGCAGGgaggagagaagagaggagggaaagaaaaacaggaaatggaGAGGAAAGTCATTTGGACTAGTACCGATTAGGCAGAGGCACCGTTTTAAAAAGGGCTCAAGTGTATTATCCTATACAGTAAGAATCATCAGAGTTAAAGATTGGATGAGTATCCAATCTTTCAAAAAATCTATTGAaatctttgaaaaaaaatgtattgaaaaaaACCGATAGCTTGGAGAAGGGCAAAATCATTCAAGAAAAGTTTGTGATGAGCAGGCGGGACTGTACAACACCTCAGAAAAACCTTCAGCTGTGagtaaaagttttttaaaaagtggtctGCAGATGTCTTTAAAAGTGCTGGCTGTACTAACGCACACTTAATGACAAGGTAAAAAGTTATTAGGGACGACTCGGTGTGATCAGTGAGCGCACATTAGAACTGTCAGCTGGAGGGAATTCCTTACTACTGTGGTCCTGATCTGACCGTTGAATCACTTCTTTAGGGATTGTCAAAAACATTTCTCTAATAATTTAATAGGATGAACAAAATTGTTGACGTGGTTTTTATCCATAAGTTGAATGGGCAATCAATGCATTGCATTTCAAATGGTTCCATTTAATGTATGCATTTCTTGTAGTACTATATGTAGGAAATGGGAACGTCAGATACACCCTTGAGTTCTGTTGCAACCATGTATCAATATGTATTTACACTGATCcatttaaaataggaaaaaaatgatACTTGAAAGATATAGCCTTGAACATTTTACTTTATGCATTTAGCTCTCTGCAGATAATCACTCTGAAATCTATGAGAGATCTAGCCAATGAAAGGTTTAGACTGGATGATGAATGCCAGGTGCAAGCTACTTGCCAAATATTACCCTGGAGAAGGCTGGGGCTTAAATGGAATTCACTCAAAATACATTTTGACAAACTCACCAAGGGTCATGTAATGTCCTATTGTTTGATGCCAAGTGAATGAACACAAAtatgaatttgtttattttattttgcatttaaaAGAAATTGATCCTAGTTTGTAGAGGTAATTGGCTAATTAAAGCGACACTCCACCCCACAAAGGTTTTACCTTAGGAGGACTGAGTGTGACTTATACACAAGGTGAAGGTATTGATGGTTAATAACATTAAAGGAACTGACTCAGGAACACAAAGATGCTTGCATTCGAATTTGAAAATGTACCTTTGTTATGGAGAGGCTTCTAGGATCAGAAAATTGCcggaataaaaatatatattatttattaaataatacCATTTTATTAATATGGTGCAGCAAAGAAACATTTTGGAGGCctcctggtttgtttttttaaatgagcaTGCTGAAGGTGAACAGGAACCTTCCGGTTTTCCCCAGCCTTTTCTTCCCACTAATGTTTAACTAGTTAAGTTGGCAAACAAGGAAAGGCAGGCAACCAAAAGGCTTGGCAGCAAAAGAGGGGGAATCCCACTCCTCCTCTTCTCAATTGTTTTTGTTGTGAGAATGTTAGGAGGAACAGGAGAGAAATGCCATTTACATATCAAAGACCTGTTGCCACATCATCACAAGATTTCACACGCATGGCCACTCCATGCGGGGCAAACGTGAATGCACTGGACGGCTAAGCTGAGTCTCCCCAGAGAGCTGAGTCTTTACAGAGGCCCCTTGAAAGTAAGGCATGGCTGTCCACTTCTGCAACATCCGACGCTGAGCACCCCCTGGAGCAGAGTTAATCTCTGACCCACCCAGGCTGCCATGTCCTTCTTGGAAACCCCTTCTTTTAGGGATTTTATCTGAAAGAATTTGAAATTCAGTTGTACACATCTTAGACTATTTTGGAAAATCTCTATTTTCCAGAATTCGAGGCAAAAAAAatcaggaggtggtggtggcagaAAATTGTGGACACAAAATGTTCTGAAGAAACAATTCTCAGGAGCTGCTGTGCCAATATTGTAAAGAGGAGGGATGGAGTCATCGGGCAGAGACCAAAGGCAGTTTGGCAGTGTTTCCACAGTGTGGTATATAAGCACCAGCTCTAGCCTAGACTTCAGGACggcctcctcctccatctttatTCCCATAGGCGTGCCAGTccaagtggactagagaaacaatctacctggactaacacaacaggTAGCGTAGGTCCTGTCAGATGGCAGAGGCCATTTGTTCTGTGCACATGACGTAGGAGCACACAACAGAAAGAGAAGGGGACATTTGCCTTGGCATCTCCCCTTGGAAGTTGTTGGAAAAGATGATCCACTTCAAATCTACACTATTCTTCTATAGCCAAGTTAATTGCTTTATTTTAGGGGGGCAAAAAAATCATTACCcagatttaaaaacaaagtgGGTAAAGTGCTAGTGACCACACACTGGCAGGGGAATAACAAAGAAACTAGAGGACCCTCCCACGTCCCAGCCTACCTTCACCTtcaaaaccaacccaaactcatgatcagtaagtcaattccaacgcatagggaccctgtaggacagagtagaagcatTGCATAGGGGTCCAGGGCTGTACTCTTTGTGGGTGTCAGTTGCCACGTCCTTTTCCCAGGGAACAGCTGATGGGCTCCATCCCCTCCATACGTTGGATTTTCCCTATGAGGTCTCAGAGATCTCTCAGAAATATTGTCAGAGAaccttagagcatatacagcctccTATCTTTTCTTTACATTTCTTGTTTACTGAGAAAAGacacccactccccacccccaccctgcgcaAATCCTAGTCACCCATTAAGACCCAAACCCAAAGTCACGGCCTCACTGGAGCAGTCACGTCTGCCCCAGTGTGAAGTTACCTTGCCTATTTTTGATCTTgaaacacacattaaaaaaattatatatatatatatatatatacatatatctttgGTCAGTTAATTACATTTGTTGATACAGGGTGGGAACGAGTCAgagttgccttgatggcagtgggcttggtggtGTCTACCTGTGCTGAGTGTCATGTCTCCTCTAGGCGTTGATATGCCATGCTTTGTCTCTTCAGCTGCTTTCTAGAATCCCTGAAGGCAGTGACTATGTCCCTATGTTCTTGTCATTTGATTGTGCCTGTGCTCATATGTTTTGCACATTGAACACATATTTCTTGCTCAGTCTGTAATAGAAATTTTGCAACACTGAGGCTGAAAaatttttgttgatttttaaagTAACTGATGAAGCCTGATAGAGGTGAGGTCATTAGTGAACCAAGGCGTTTCTGCAACATTATAGTtgcgtgggtttctgggactgtcactcTGTGAAGGAGTaggaagtcttgtctttcttttgaggctggtggtctcaagctgatgaccttgaggttagcaacccaatgtgtaaccctaaACCATGAGGGCTTCACAGCTGATCTTTAAGATGTCCTTAAATTGTTCTTGTGCCTAGAAATaatgttaaaaaaatgaatgCACCTGAAAGAAAACATAggcacataccatatatactcaagtatataccaactcaaatatcagccgaggcacctagttttatcacaaaaactgcattaaaaatgtgctgaaaaatctcgaCTTATATACAAGGATATACGGTAAAAACGACCAAACTTAGAACACATAAATATGACCATTTTCACATCATCTCCTGGTACCACAAGGCAACAAATCTTTAATTTCAACTTAATTATGTATTTTTAATCAATTTAAACAAGAAATATAGATATTATCTAATTGATTCTATTCTTTTTAGGCATGTAATGAGAATCAATGATacgttcatgaaaaaaatttaatttttaagtcctagaatgaaattaaaaaaaaattttaagtcctAGAATAAAACAATATTCAATGTTGGAATAGTTtggatgaaagaaaaataaaacgtgAACACTGATCATTTGAACCTGTTGCATTAGAATATTATGAATTTACAAATTAAGATTTAGACACATGTGAACTATTATAATGTTCATTAATTATCATCTTTGACTCTTCCATGTCTTGCCTTAGATTTTTATGAAAAAACATATAAAATATGGAATATTATGTAACAGAATTccacatcttttttcttttctaaaggaGACATTTGATTGCTCTGAATATGGAAATGGATCTTGCCCTGAGAATGAACGGTCCCTGGGCGTCCGAGCTGCCATGTATGCGTTAATGACAGGGGCTATCTTCGTCACGGTGTTTGGCAATCTTGCCATGATAATTTCCATTTCCTACTTCAAGCAGCTTCAGACGCCAACCAACCTCCTCATCCTCTCCATGGCTGTCACGGATTTTCTCCTGGGTTtcaccatcatgccttatagtaTGATCAGATCTGTGGAGAATTGCTGGTATTTTGGGATTACATTTTGCAAGATTCATTATAGCTTTGACCTGATGCTTAGCATAACGTCCATTTTCCATCTTTGTTCAGTGGCCATTGACAGATTTTATGCAATCTGTGACCCCTTACGATATTCCATCAAAATGACTCCTTCGGTCATTCGCCGGCTACTACTTGTCTGCTGGTCAATACCCGGCGCGTTTGCGTTTGGGGTAGTCTTCTCAGAGGCCTACGCGGATGGAATCGAAGGTTACGATGTCTTGGTCGCTTGTTCCAGCTCCTGCCCTGTGATGTTCAACAAGCTGTGGGGGACCACCTTGTTTATGGCAGGCTTCTTCACTcctgggtctgtgatggtggGGCTTTATGGCAAAATATTTGCAGTGTCCAGAAAACATGCCCGTGCAATCAATAGCTTGCCAGAAAATCAAAATAATCAAATGAGGAAAGACAAAAAAGCAGCCAAAACTTTAGGAATTGTgatgggtgttttcttaatgtgttgGTTTCCCTGTTTCTTTACAGTCCTACTAGATCCCTTTTTGAatttttctactcctgcagtTTTGTTTGATGCTCTCACATGGTTTGGCTATTTTAATTCCACCTGTAACCCCTTAATATATGGTTTCTTTTATCCCTGGTTTCGGAAAGCACTCGAGTACATTGCACTAGGTAAAATTTTCAGCTCACATTTCAATAATACTAATTTGTTCACTCAAAAAGAAACTGAATAGATTTACTCTGTACTAGTGAATTGAAGCAAAAGGACGGGAGCTTAGCAGAATAAcgtttaaagtgtgtgtgtgtgtgtgtgtttgtgtgtgtgtgtgtgtgcatgcgaagagagaaagagatttgGACCAGCATAAAGACTTTCATGCTAGCTTTTAAGACTTGGGTGAGGGtggtggagaggggaggggaggagaaatcTTCTCTTTGTACCAAAAGTCCCTCCAAATTTTATCAGAACCCTTCATACAACCACTGCTTCTTGGTAGAGGAtaacaaaaaaggaaagcaaagagaagatggaaaattgGATGAGAAAGTGACAGAAATAGACAAGGTGTACTCGCCAACGCTTCTGTGCTCACTGAAGAACAGGACACCAACTGACCTTGGAGAAGGAGCTCCTACTTCACATCCACACAAAATTTTATGATATTTATTTATACTTTTTGTCCTTTAATGTCAAATCAAATTTATTTGGTAACATCAACAAATAAAAATTTTAGGTAAAACAAGTGGAAACTCAAAATCTCAAAAAGCCATATTCTGCCAGGTGTCAGCCGTTTGTTAACTTGGATGGACCCCTTTGCTAGAATTTGCAGCTGGGAGAgtaaacgcttttcaaatgaaaGGAGAAATGAAAACTGTGCATCCAAGATTGCAGAGATTCCAGACAAGTGTTCATGAATGTGTCATCTTAATCATAGAAAATGTCTTATTTTATAAGGATGGAGAATACCATACAGGACCAGATGTAGCCTCGGGCTCCCTCCATATGGTGTACTCTTTTTgatgttttgatttttaatataaGTAAAGCCTACACTTCCCCCAACTGTGTTCTGAACCTGTCATTCCTTTGGGTTTAATATTTATGCATGTTTTTCTAATaatagagaaggaggaggaggaggaagatgcaaagaagaaaacaaatcatATTGGGGTCTTCTGGGTGCtagaaaggaaccctggtagcgtagtgggtGACACATTGAGCTACTAAACACGagcagcggtttgaacccactggcaaGAGAaaggcaagactgtctgctcctgtaaagatttatagtcttgaaaatctaaagggacagttctactttgttctgtcAGATCACTATGAGTTCCAATTGACTTGGTAGCAGTAGGTTTTGTGTTTGGGTTTTCTGGGtaagagaaggagccctggtggaaaagTGCCTAAGTACTTGCTGCcccaaaggttgctggttcaaaacccccagctgctctgtgggagaaagatgtgtcagtgTGCTTCTGCCAAGATTGCACTTTTACTCCATCCTAATTGGCCTCTATGAATTGAAATCCTCTAGACAATGGGTTTCTTTATTTGGAGTGATTTTGGGTACAAGAAACTTTCTATTTGCTATCTAGTGTCTTTTATAACTGTCAGCTGAGAAATCAATGCATCATGAATCAATATAGCGGGCTGCAACCAGTGGGGGGTTTGTCATTACTTTGCTGAACAGTTGattcttgaaaaaaataaaaggttgTTGTTTGTAGACTCTGacaatctctgggggatgggagtggggaggaaaaaTGTTTTCCATCATAGCAGATTTCAAGCTGCTGGTGCAATATCAACCAGCTCTGAAAATTCTCACAAGGGGGTATAAGAGGTTCAAGCAAACATCAAGCTAAAAGAAAGAGAACTACTGTCATGTGAAGTTAAGGTTTCAGATAGATGTATATGGAGCGCTAGTGCTAGCAAATAGATTCTCACTCGTGGCAATACCGTATCTACAGACTAGATCTGTCCCACAGGACTTTCAAATTGGACTATTGGAAAGCAGGTTACCAGGTCTACTTTCTGAcaggcctctgggtggactgtaATTGCCAACCTTTCAACTCAGAGTCAAGtgattaaccatttgcactacccagggaccatatatgttgttgtggttaggtgatGTAGAGACAATTCCAACTCTTACAGACCcttcatacaacagaatgaaatactgcctctcCCTGCTGCATCATTCTCACAAGGCTTTTGTTTcagcccattgctacagccactgcgtcaatccatttcTCACAGATAGAAAGATGGAGACACAAAttcataagaacaagtgtgaggacggtACAGAACCATGCAGAGTTATGTTCTGTTATGCAtagtgtcactatgggtcagagccgactcaatggcacctaacaacaacaacacacacgtaTAAACTTGTATGTGTTCATCTATGTAAATGGGCTGTATTTCATtccaatatttttgtttaatttctcAGTTTACACTATACTAATGAACAAATGAACATTTGCAAGTTCAAGTACcaacaagaacactttgatcttAGCTCATTACCCCGCACACTATTAAACAGTAACCACTGAGCAGTCCGCTTCAGTAGGAGTCTTGTTGAGCTTCCTGACAATTGTGCTGTCGATCTTCTCTGACACTCCATCTTTGCTACCCTGGTGATAGGCTGCTCCCTCCCTATAATTTATAGCTTAGAGGGAATAAGTAGAATGTATAGAATTTTTTTGTAAATGGCCCAGGAGACTACAAGtacaaaataaaaaatgtaaaaataattctTTTCAAAAAGTAAGCAATCAAAAACAAGTGTAGTTATGAGAGTTAATCTACTGTGTTGGATACTACTGAATTTATGTGGTATTTTAACTGAATAGTagttacactgggctgctaacaggaaggttagcagtttgaaactgccagccacttctcaaaaagaaagaggaggctttctatgcctgtaaagaattgtggtctcagagacccacagaggcaattctactttgtcccatagcATTGCTATGTGTTGTCATCAACTGGATTTCAGGGAGGGAAGAGaagtggagcatgtcctctggaccaCGAGAAACCTGCATAGTGAACGTCCTTGATCCACAACACAGCTGTGACATCGGAGGAGTGGtagagcagcaacagcagcaacagaaccaagaGCTGGAGCATAAGACAGTGGTGACTCCTGGACCAAGTAAAGCTGAGCATTTGGGCCAGCAGGGTAGCTTGAGGAGTGGAGTGCCTCtcggcacttaattgggggagctgggtttgctgactcatggagctggagctatgtctttgggttgaggctttggggcatttattagcagccctgaaagaacttgGTAATATGTCCTGACTGGACATCTGTATCCCAAACATTTCTCTCCTACATTGTAGCCTGTTAACATCTTTAATAAACTCCTtaattgtgagcattgtctgtgagttttgtgtggccattggaATGAACTATAGAACCTAGAATAAAAGTAGAGTGCAGGACATGTAGAGAGTCACACATACACGTTCTGTGTCTTTAAGAATACCAGTTGAtaaagaaattaataaaatatatttaactgTTTGGATACTAGGTTTGTGGAAGGCAATGGATCACAGTGGAAGTCAAAAGCCATTTGCAGCATGTCTATGTGGTTTAAGCCTCCATTGAGCTTCTTGTGAACCTTAGCCAGGAATGTGTTCCATCTGTCTTCAGGCACAGTGTATTAGAAAGAGGACTACTTCCACCCTCCTAACCAGCCCAAGTTGAACTTCTTTTGTTAGAGGCTTTCCttagggtgtgtccttgatggaaatCGCTGCACTGAGGTCAAGcatcatgagtcatgccctgatTGCCTTAGTTGGAAGTCGTGGATCAATTTGGTAAGCCCTAACAACTGTGTCCAAATTATGGTCCTGTTCccacttctgtagtcccacctgtaaaTAACATATTGACATACCAACAATAATGCTTTGTGACAGATCTTTTACGCTCCAATGTCCCCTTTCAGTCTGAATCTCTGAGAAATCTTGTACTACTGGCCTCCTTCATCCTAATGACGTACTCCTTTTGTCTTTCACGGTTTCTAACTcagactcacttccatcgagtcaaatCTGACACtatgtgaccctctagggcagaagagaacttcccggtgggtttctgggactgtatttCTTCATGGGCATAGAaagtcaagtctttctcctgcagagtgactggtggaatcaaactgctgaccttgtggccggCGGCCTAActtacaaccactacaccaccaggactcctgtttaagacttcataaatgttctccttaaattatgttTGAAACTTGGGGTCTCTGTTGTACCCTAAAACactgtaaataattattttgaatgaatgtaattttaaaaatttgcctGACATTTCACTTGGAACTTTAGAAAA harbors:
- the LOC142452697 gene encoding trace amine-associated receptor 2; the protein is MYALMTGAIFVTVFGNLAMIISISYFKQLQTPTNLLILSMAVTDFLLGFTIMPYSMIRSVENCWYFGITFCKIHYSFDLMLSITSIFHLCSVAIDRFYAICDPLRYSIKMTPSVIRRLLLVCWSIPGAFAFGVVFSEAYADGIEGYDVLVACSSSCPVMFNKLWGTTLFMAGFFTPGSVMVGLYGKIFAVSRKHARAINSLPENQNNQMRKDKKAAKTLGIVMGVFLMCWFPCFFTVLLDPFLNFSTPAVLFDALTWFGYFNSTCNPLIYGFFYPWFRKALEYIALGKIFSSHFNNTNLFTQKETE